One window from the genome of Eucalyptus grandis isolate ANBG69807.140 chromosome 7, ASM1654582v1, whole genome shotgun sequence encodes:
- the LOC104454720 gene encoding vacuolar iron transporter homolog 1-like, producing MMSFLVCISIIEKGCETMIIVGAAGLISGAYSRVTIELISVYSTYDAEVAKIQREDRKGATQAKERTVIENLPRPWQVAGTFVLSSAMGSLVPLLGAAFIKDRQLRWLEVMVVSSIALVSLGALSAKLNNLPPVKSVSRLLLEGYFTISVAYCTTKLIG from the coding sequence ATGATGTCCTTCCTGGTGTGCATCAGCATCATTGAAAAGGGATGCGAGACGATGATCATAGTCGGGGCAGCGGGGCTAATCTCTGGGGCCTACTCAAGGGTCACCATCGAGCTCATATCGGTCTACTCCACATACGATGCTGAGGTGGCCAAAATCCAAAGGGAGGACAGGAAGGGAGCCACACAAGCTAAGGAAAGGACTGTAATAGAGAACCTTCCAAGACCATGGCAGGTGGCAGGGACATTCGTGCTGTCCTCTGCCATGGGGTCCCTAGTGCCGCTTCTAGGAGCTGCATTTATTAAGGATCGCCAGCTGAGGTGGCTGGAGGTCATGGTGGTGAGCAGCATAGCCTTGGTCAGCCTTGGCGCACTGAGTGCAAAGCTCAATAATTTGCCTCCGGTTAAGTCGGTAAGTAGGTTGCTGCTTGAAGGGTATTTCACGATCAGTGTGGCCTATTGTACTACCAAGCTGATTGGATAA
- the LOC120295694 gene encoding protein FAR1-RELATED SEQUENCE 5-like, which produces MAESEHETSHLAHVIRDMENDFEFAIGMVFSNEDEAYYKYVAYAIGKGFGVRKGHTVKNRKGEITRRIFLCNCEGHSVTSSNQEKKFERAEVRCGCPAHIKFKVDNGVYEVIEYVSEHNHAFVPEDQKHMIRCGRMISDTCKGVLSGMMKAGIGGTMAYKFLANEAGGSKNLGFILRDCQKFYRQKAIRLWKGEIVNNF; this is translated from the exons ATGGCTGAATCAGAG CATGAAACTTCCCATCTTGCACACGTAATACGTgatatggaaaatgattttgagtttGCCATCGGGATGGTTTTTTCTAATGAAGATGAAGCATATTATAAGTATGTGGCTTATGCAATTGGAAAAGGATTTGGAGTGAGGAAGGGTCATACGGTTAAAAATAGGAAAGGAGAAATAACTCGACGAATATTTTTGTGCAATTGTGAGGGCCATTCTGTCACCTCATCtaatcaagaaaagaaatttgagagGGCTGAAGTTAGATGTGGGTGTCCTGCTCATATCAAATTTAAGGTTGATAATGGTGTCTATGAGGTTATAGAGTATGTTTCTGAGCATAATCATGCATTTGTACCGGAAGATCAAAAGCATATGATTAGATGTGGAAGGATGATATCCGATACTTGCAAAGGTGTTTTAAGTGGCATGATGAAAGCAGGCATTGGTGGGACTATGGCATATAAGTTCTTAGCAAATGAAGCAGGTGGAAGTAAAAATTTGGGTTTCATTCTACGTGATTGTCAAAAATTTTACAGACAGAAAGCAATAAGATTATGGAAGGGGGAGATTGTCAACAACTTTTGA
- the LOC120295695 gene encoding histone-lysine N-methyltransferase SUVR4-like, whose amino-acid sequence MPDSTILHETSDLHVKRKRKIEEAHGLTRLMSSVHHPFTTYLIASLSLVLLSISPFLRSEMRIAVQIVMVTACLVQYPVLVHVQMGVFMTPEGKGWGLQALDELPKGAFVCEYIGEILTIKEMHERNLKKGDAAKRTYQVLLDSDWSSMCVKDDEALCLDSTTFGNIARFINHRSKFSTNLLQLELQE is encoded by the exons ATGCCTGACAGCACAATTTTGCATGAAACTTCTGACCTGCATGTCAAGAGAAAACGCAAG ATTGAAGAAGCCCATGGGTTAACAAGATTGATGAGCAGTGTCCACCATCCTTTCACTACATACCTCATAGCCTCGCTTTCTCTAGTGCTTCTATCAATTTCTCCCTTTCTGAGATCGGAAATGAGAATTGCTGTTCAAATTGTTATGGTGACTGCCTGCCTTGTCCAGTACCCTGTGCTTGTGCATGTGCAAATGGGG GTGTTTATGACGCCTGAAGGAAAAGGGTGGGGTCTGCAAGCACTGGATGAACTGCCTAAAGGTGCATTTGTATGTGAGTACATAGGTGAAATATTAACCATCAAGGAAATGCATGAGCGAAATTTGAAGAAGGGTGACGCTGCGAAACGTACTTATCAGGTGCTCCTTGATTCTGATTGGAGCTCCATGTGTGTGAAGGATGATGAAGCTCTTTGTTTGGATTCAACGACCTTTGGAAACATTGCTAGGTTTATCAACCATAg GTCAAAGTTCTCAACAAACTTGCTTCAACTCGAGCTTCAGGAGTAG
- the LOC120295286 gene encoding uncharacterized protein LOC120295286, which translates to MTLGEVHLGGPGSGMGDEARGDCTDSVICVVAGKDADADFADDGLAGVGADSGGGLSVSQGGGSGVGSFREAMATGCSYVENRERLKLRLRLRERVATPVGDASVSASVFGLKGATTGVSSCRGPSRRATCSVLLCFMAESLKRTTTRKLEFEKRKSPLAMGSENLRVSIAMMRINEWMDPA; encoded by the exons ATGACGCTAGGCGAGGTACACCTGGGCGGTCCCGGTAGCGGCATGGGGGATGAGGCGAGAGGCGATTGCACGGATTCGGTCATTTGCGTCGTTGCGGGGAAGGACGCGGACGCGGACTTTGCGGACGACGGTTTGGCCGGCGTGGGTGCCGATTCGGGTGGCGGTTTGTCGGTTTCACAGGGTGGCGGAAGCGGCGTCGGTTCGTTTCGTGAAGCTATGGCGACCGGTTGTTCTTACGTAGAAAACAGAGAGAGGCTGAAACTTCGACTGAGACTTAGAGAGAGGGTGGCGACTCCGGTCGGCGACGCTTCCGTTTCTGCCTCGGTTTTCGGGCTGAAGGGGGCAACTACAGGAGTGTCGTCCTGCAGAGGCCCAAGTCGTCGGGCTACGTGCTCTGTTCTGCTCTGCTTCATGGCCGAGAGCCTGAAGCGAACGACGACG CGTAAATTGGAATTCGAGAAGCGTAAAAGTCCACTTGCCATGGGTAGCGAAAATTTGAGGGTCTCAATAGCCATGATGAGAATCAATGAGTGGATGGATCCAGCTTAG
- the LOC120286399 gene encoding protein FAR-RED IMPAIRED RESPONSE 1-like isoform X1, which translates to MYRCKSEDKFESIWMEMEEEWDTQNNNWLQRLYGLRHKWSSAFGRDIFSCGIRSSQRSESTNHVFQHFSKKTSSLIKFVYYYEEQLKHMREIEIQDDYRSRGKLKLQVSSNELLEHAAAVYTHTIFQKFSEELMECLSVDVSGTTFDGSVYSYIIRCRHEYLVRFNPVELSISCECKLFESKGWLCRHALYVLNQNKSIVKSIPSPYILKRWTKGAKEGIVNDESLPPSPSTFNRFCTLMQESFKLMSLGAKDVNTMQIVRENMQIANAQISSYNSSMAVADDAGDDGDNEASLCDISILDPHRRKGKGISYGRLKSSTEKKKKKSIKGMPPMQIDNRELVVQATRSETHFPNYLSHQNQFQSILYPSNIGGPTMNFHNQMQQPPYIMPSGIMNGFCQFPNQMQSSYIMP; encoded by the exons ATGTATAGATGTAAATCGGAAGACAAATTTGAATCTATTTGGATGGAAATGGAAGAGGAGTGGGATACTCAGAACAACAATTGGCTTCAGAGATTATACGGCCTTAGACATAAATGGAGTTCAGCTTTTGGTCGTGATATTTTTTCATGTGGTATAAGGTCAAGTCAAAGAAGTGAGAGCACTAACCATGTCTTCCAGCATTTTTCGAAGAAGACGTCATCCCTTATAAAATTTGTCTACTATTATGAAGAGCAACTGAAGCACatgagagaaattgaaattcaagatgaTTACAGGTCTCGTGGGAAGCTCAAATTGCAGGTTTCGTCTAATGAGCTCCTGGAACATGCTGCTGCAGTCTATACCCATACTATTTTTCAGAAGTTTTCTGAAGAATTAATGGAATGTCTCTCTGTAGATGTTTCAGGTACTACATTTGATGGATCGGTTTATTCATATATCATAAGGTGTCGACATGAATACCTTGTCAGATTTAATCCTGTGGAGTTATCAATTTCTTGTGAATGCAAATTATTTGAGTCAAAAGGGTGGTTGTGTCGCCATGCATTGTACGTGTTGAATCAGAATAAATCGATAGTTAAGAGCATTCCATCTCCctatattttgaaaagatggacCAAGGGTGCCAAAGAAGGGATTGTGAATGATGAATCTTTGCCACCTAGTCCGTCTACATTTAATCGGTTTTGCACATTAATGCAAGAATCTTTTAAGCTGATGAGTTTGGGAGCCAAAGATGTAAACACTATGCAGATAGTGAGGGAGAATATGCAAATAGCGAATGCTCAAATTTCATCATACAATTCAAGTATGGCCGTGGCTGATGACGctggtgatgatggtgataaTGAGGCTTCTTTGTGTGATATCTCGATATTAGACCCCCAtcgaaggaaaggaaagggaatCAGTTATGGAAGACTAAAAAGTTCaactgagaaaaagaagaaaaaatctatCAAAGGAATGCCCCCAATGCAAATAGACAATCGAG AGTTGGTTGTTCAAGCAACACGTAGTGAAactcattttccaaattatttgaGTCATCAAAATCAGTTTCAAAGTATCCTTTATCCCAGCAACATTGGTGGTCCTACCATGAATTTTCATAATCAG aTGCAGCAACCACCATACATCATGCCATCGGGGATTATGAATGGATTTTGCCAATTTCCTAATCAG atGCAATCATCATATATCATGCCGTAA
- the LOC120286399 gene encoding protein FAR-RED IMPAIRED RESPONSE 1-like isoform X2, giving the protein MYRCKSEDKFESIWMEMEEEWDTQNNNWLQRLYGLRHKWSSAFGRDIFSCGIRSSQRSESTNHVFQHFSKKTSSLIKFVYYYEEQLKHMREIEIQDDYRSRGKLKLQVSSNELLEHAAAVYTHTIFQKFSEELMECLSVDVSDPHRRKGKGISYGRLKSSTEKKKKKSIKGMPPMQIDNRELVVQATRSETHFPNYLSHQNQFQSILYPSNIGGPTMNFHNQMQQPPYIMPSGIMNGFCQFPNQMQSSYIMP; this is encoded by the exons ATGTATAGATGTAAATCGGAAGACAAATTTGAATCTATTTGGATGGAAATGGAAGAGGAGTGGGATACTCAGAACAACAATTGGCTTCAGAGATTATACGGCCTTAGACATAAATGGAGTTCAGCTTTTGGTCGTGATATTTTTTCATGTGGTATAAGGTCAAGTCAAAGAAGTGAGAGCACTAACCATGTCTTCCAGCATTTTTCGAAGAAGACGTCATCCCTTATAAAATTTGTCTACTATTATGAAGAGCAACTGAAGCACatgagagaaattgaaattcaagatgaTTACAGGTCTCGTGGGAAGCTCAAATTGCAGGTTTCGTCTAATGAGCTCCTGGAACATGCTGCTGCAGTCTATACCCATACTATTTTTCAGAAGTTTTCTGAAGAATTAATGGAATGTCTCTCTGTAGATGTTTCAG ACCCCCAtcgaaggaaaggaaagggaatCAGTTATGGAAGACTAAAAAGTTCaactgagaaaaagaagaaaaaatctatCAAAGGAATGCCCCCAATGCAAATAGACAATCGAG AGTTGGTTGTTCAAGCAACACGTAGTGAAactcattttccaaattatttgaGTCATCAAAATCAGTTTCAAAGTATCCTTTATCCCAGCAACATTGGTGGTCCTACCATGAATTTTCATAATCAG aTGCAGCAACCACCATACATCATGCCATCGGGGATTATGAATGGATTTTGCCAATTTCCTAATCAG atGCAATCATCATATATCATGCCGTAA
- the LOC104452411 gene encoding uncharacterized protein LOC104452411 codes for FADRKKEPTWNEEFTFNIKLPSTKNLQVAAWDANLVTPHKRMGNAGICLELLCDGDSHEMVVELEGMGGGGKIQLEVRYKSFDEIDEGKKWWKLPFVSEFLRQNGFESTLKSIVGSDSVLARQFVEYAFGQLKSFNETYPWKDKLLNSGKYVAEGESVNATAAPEKSSSVDVPLLNDQRLNEENIVVESSPDSTGFENANGEKMLVGESIQFDKHFWKNFADVINQKVVQKLGLPVPENVKWDGFDVLNKIGIQSRKVAEKAYVESGLATPSRQDIDDSAESGPLLRSAIQSSIPDIKKVTQDLLQQTDSVLGALMVLTAAVSRLNKEARSMEKNDNKMKSDDSVYSKSENLAVSSDVSSLDEKKSEEMKTLFSSAESAMEAWVLLATSLGHPSFVKSEFEKICFLDNASTDTQGKKCTAYPAVKLDVVLAGATWLEPDPIDRCFTDGNLVTGAAWPGHPEFIFQLMALLGIKVTF; via the exons TTTGCTGACAGGAAGAAAGAGCCAACATGGAATGAGGAATTCACTTTTAACATTAAGCTCCCTTCGACTAAAAACCTCCAG GTGGCAGCTTGGGATGCAAACTTGGTAACTCCACACAAGCGAATGGGCAATGCAGGAATCTGTTTGGAGCTTCTGTGTGATG GAGATTCACATGAAATGGTTGTGGAATTAGAAGGAATGGGTGGTGGAGGGAAGATACAGTTAGAG GTTAGATATAAaagttttgatgaaattgatgagggAAAGAAGTGGTGGAAGCTCCCATTTGTTTCAGAGTTCCTCAGGCAAAATGGGTTTGAGTCTACTTTGAAATCAATTGTTGGGTCTGATAGTGTGCTGGCTCGGCAGTTTGTTGAATATGCTTTTGGGCAGTTGAAATCCTTTAATGAGACATATCCTTGGAAGGATAAGCTTTTAAATAGTGGTAAATATGTAGCAGAAGGGGAATCGGTCAATGCCACTGCTGCACCTGAGAAGTCTTCATCTGTAGATGTTCCATTGCTGAATGACCAGAGACTGAATGAAGAGAACATTGTTGTTGAGTCTTCCCCTGATTCAACTGGATTTGAGAATGCTAATGGAGAAAAAATGCTAGTTGGTGAATCCATACAGTTTGACAAACATTTCTGGAAGAACTTTGCAGATGTTATCAATCAAAAGGTTGTACAGAAACTTGGTCTTCCTGTCCCTGAGAATGTAAAATGGGATGGTTTTGATGTACTAAATAAGATTGGCATACAATCCCGGAAAGTTGCAGAAAAAGCTTACGTTGAATCTGGGCTTGCAACGCCGAGTAGACAAGATATTGATGATTCCGCAGAGAGCGGGCCACTTCTAAGAAGTGCAATTCAGTCTTCAATTCCGGATATAAAAAAAGTGACACAAGATTTGTTGCAGCAAACTGATTCTGTTTTGGGGGCATTGATGGTTTTGACTGCGGCAGTTTCTCGGCTAAATAAGGAAGCGCGTTCTATGGAAAAGAatgataataaaatgaaaagtgatGATTCTGTGTATTCTAAGAGTGAGAATCTTGCAGTCTCATCAGACGTATCATCATTGGATGAAAAGAAGTCGGAGGAGATGAAAACTCTTTTCTCTAGTGCAGAAAGTGCTATGGAAGCCTGGGTGCTGCTTGCCACTTCTCTTGGTCATCCTAGTTTTGTTAAGTctgaatttgagaaaatttgcTTCCTAGATAACGCATCCACTGATACACAG GGGAAGAAATGTACAGCATATCCTGCTGTGAAGCTCGACGTGGTACTAGCCGGCGCCACATGGTTAGAACCTGATCCAATCGATCGCTGCTTCACCGATGGAAACTTGGTCACAGGAGCGGCTTGGCCTGGTCACCCAGAGTTCATTTTTCAGTTAATGGCACTACTGGGTATAAAGGTAACCTTTTAG
- the LOC108954813 gene encoding putative 3,4-dihydroxy-2-butanone kinase — protein MQVKVVLRADISPATYDKVVVISGGGSGHEPAHSGFVGEGMLAAAICGDVFASPPVDAVLAGIRAVTGPMGCLLIVKNTGDESI, from the exons ATGCAGGTGAAGGTCGTGTTGCGGGCTGATATTTCGCCTGCTACATATGACAAGGTCGTCGTTATATCAG GTGGCGGTAGCGGCCATGAGCCAGCTCATTCTGGATTCGTGGGTGAAGGGATGCTAGCAGCTGCAATATGTGGTGATGTTTTTGCTTCTCCACCAGTTGATGCTGTTCTAGCT GGCATCCGAGCTGTAACTGGTCCAATGGGGTGTCTACTTATTGTCAAG AATACAGGAGATGAGAGCATATGA
- the LOC120295641 gene encoding histone-lysine N-methyltransferase, H3 lysine-9 specific SUVH4-like, with translation MERRSRDASSGTADQVEKHDEQKSEVPEFCIDAGSAGNIAWFINHSCEPNLFVQCVLSSHQDIKLARVVLFAADNIPPLQELTYDYGYALDSVFGPDGKVKRMPCYCGAADCLIQ, from the exons ATGGAG AGGAGGTCACGAGATGCATCCTCTGGGACAGCTGATCAGGTGGAAAAGCATGATGAACAGAAATCTGAGGTCCCAGAGTTCTGCATTGATGCTGGTTCAGCTGGAAACATTGCCTGGTTTATCAATCATAGTTGCGAGCCCAATCTATTTGTCCAATGTGTATTAAGTTCCCACCAAGACATTAAGCTGGCTAGGGTGGTTCTATTTGCAGCTGATAACATACCACCATTGCag GAGCTTACGTATGACTATGGCTATGCGCTTGATAGTGTTTTTGGCCCTGATGGAAAGGTGAAAAGAATGCCATGCTACTGTGGTGCAGCTGATT GTTTGATACAGTAG